A window of Alphaproteobacteria bacterium genomic DNA:
GCCCGGGCGCTGGGCATACCGGGCGATCGCTGGGTCTTCCTGCATGGCTGCGCCGACGGCACCGACACCTGGGTGACCAGCGAGCGCACCGCGCTGCATCGCTCGGCGGCGATCCGCGGTTGTGCCACGCGCTCGCTCGACATGGCCGGCCGCACGATCGGGCAGATCGACCTGTTCGACCTCTACAGTTGCTTCCCCTCGGCGGTCGAGATCGGCTGCCGTGAGATCGGGCTCGCCGAGGACGATCCGCGCGGGCTGACGGTGACCGGTGGCCTGCCGTTCTTCGGCGGCCCCGGCAACAACTACGTCACCCACTCCATCGCCGAGATGACGACGCGCCTGCGCGCCAGGCCGGGCGCCTTCGGTATGGTCACCGCCAACGGCAACTACGTCACCAAGCACTCAGCCGGCATCTACTCGAGGACGCCGACCGAGGGCACCTGGTCACGCGAGGATCCCAGGACGTTCCAGGCCGAGCTCGATGCATTGCCCCGAGTCCACGTCGAGACCACGCCCACGGGCACGGCGAAGATCGAGACCTACACCGTGACATTCGATCGCGAGACGCCGCAGCGCGGCATCGTCTTCGGCCGCCTTGAGAACGGCGCGCGCTTCGTCGCCAATACGCCCGACGATCAGGCCCTGCTGCAGGACATGATCACCAGGGATCAGCTTGGCCGACCGGGCACGCTTTCCAGCGACGGCAAGCGCAACATCTTCACGCCCGGCTGATTGCCAATTGCCGCGGGCGCCGCCATAGTGCCGGCGCTTTCGAGGAACACGTCCGTGGATCAGCGCTAAACCCCGACCCGTCTACGCCGCCTGCCCAAGACAGGTGCGTCCTGCGCTGTTTCCCCGGAGTCTCTCTTGTCCCATCCCCTGCTGGCGGCGCCCATCGCGCCGAGCCTGCTGCGTCTGGCCGGCCCGACCACCGGCATCATGGCGGTGCAGATCCTTGTCGGCATCGCCGAGACCTGGTTCGTCAGCCGCCTGGGTACCGAGGCGCTGGCCGGCTTCGCGCTGGTTTTCCCGTTCATGGCGATGACGCACAACCTGGCGAACGGTGGCATGGGCGGCGGCATCGCCGCAGCCATGGCACGCGCGCTGGGTGGCGGACGCCTCGACGATGCGCGGGCGCTGGCCCTGCACGCATTGATTCTCGCTCTCGTCTGCGCACTGATCTTCGCCATCTTCGCCTGGACGATCGCGCCGGCCGTGTACCAGCTGATGGGCGGCAGTGGTCCGGCGCTCGACCATGCGCTGGCCTTCAGCCAGGTCTGGTTCAGCGGCGCGGTCGTCGTGTGGATCGGTGCCTTCCTGTCGGCGATGCTGCGGGGTGGCGGCGATGCGGTGACGCCCGCCCGTTACGGGTTGCTGGGCTCGCTGATCTACATCCCCTTCTCCGGGGCGCTGTCGCTGGGCGTCGGTGACTGGTCCGGTCTCGGCATCGCGGGGCTCGCAATCGCGTCGTTGCTCACGGCCGTACTGACCACAGTCCCGATGGCGCGTGCGCTCTGGCGTGGGCGGTTGGGCTTCACGCCGGATCTGTCTGGGCCGCCGCAGGCTCGCCGGTTCCGGGAGATTCTACGCGTCGGGCTGCCGGGCTCGGCGACGACCCTGACGGACAGTCTCGCTGTCATTCTGGTGACCGGACTGGTCGGCCGCTTTGGCCCGGCCGCATTGGCGGGCTACGGAATCGGCGCGCGGCTGCAGTACATGGTGGGGCCGCTGGCCTACGGCATCGGCACCGGCCTCACGACGATGGTGGGCGTCGCCGCCGGTGCCAAGGCGTGGTCACGCGCGGTGCGCGTGGCGTGGTTCGGCGGGCTGGTCGCGTTCGGCGTGGCCGGCGCGATCGGATGGAGCGCTGCGCTGCTGCCACAGGCGTGGTCGCGCCTGTTCACGGCCGATGTGCCGGTGATCGCGGCCAGCGTCGCGTACATCACCTGGGTGGCACCGTTCTATGGCTTGTTCGGGCTCGGCCTGGCACTGAACTTCGCCAGCCAGGGCGCGGGACGCATGACGGTGCCGTTCATCGCCGGCATCATGCGCGTGCTGATCGTGACCGTCGGCAGCTGGCTCGCAGTCGAGAAGCTGAGCTTCGGACTCGAGGGCATCTTCGTCGCGATCGCGCTGGCCACCGCGGCCTATGGCGGCGCGATCGCCGGAGCCCTGCTGGTCAGGCCGTGGCGGTCGGCCGCCGTGTGACGGCGAAGATCGTGATGCCGCACAGCGCGGCGGCGTTCACCGCCGCGCTGGCGGCGTGCGAATACTCCCACTGAGCGCGCAG
This region includes:
- a CDS encoding MATE family efflux transporter; its protein translation is MSHPLLAAPIAPSLLRLAGPTTGIMAVQILVGIAETWFVSRLGTEALAGFALVFPFMAMTHNLANGGMGGGIAAAMARALGGGRLDDARALALHALILALVCALIFAIFAWTIAPAVYQLMGGSGPALDHALAFSQVWFSGAVVVWIGAFLSAMLRGGGDAVTPARYGLLGSLIYIPFSGALSLGVGDWSGLGIAGLAIASLLTAVLTTVPMARALWRGRLGFTPDLSGPPQARRFREILRVGLPGSATTLTDSLAVILVTGLVGRFGPAALAGYGIGARLQYMVGPLAYGIGTGLTTMVGVAAGAKAWSRAVRVAWFGGLVAFGVAGAIGWSAALLPQAWSRLFTADVPVIAASVAYITWVAPFYGLFGLGLALNFASQGAGRMTVPFIAGIMRVLIVTVGSWLAVEKLSFGLEGIFVAIALATAAYGGAIAGALLVRPWRSAAV